A genomic region of Bombus terrestris chromosome 12, iyBomTerr1.2, whole genome shotgun sequence contains the following coding sequences:
- the LOC100644976 gene encoding uncharacterized protein LOC100644976 isoform X2, whose amino-acid sequence MSVAEQSVSEHEVIVPPSLPLILKEFCKAAIRTQPYDLLRWSSSYFQALANGEEPPTKLRLEYPPPNTASGLTLGFLRILLRQFGDYNKTLPVETILRLWDCLCLDRRDLNLILMIGKFRRKCQVKKFLAIAVGLLGSSLFETMTMICELFTHEPDGGSAMVPVTFFLEIYGYLAGLCCDGSERDPGDEDPTEFIIYDSEYSENQESSKRKFSIDRVCSATSQDTEADANLDLELVSRKDIDSSRTDITPQLSESYASQKKMVEDEAKQDFSSKETSQIEPNEISASNVESSKRPGSNGQKLKGENTSAKSVTSSTSAESYSEKQSIRSTEDRVERKKKKKVIDAKLLKYYPNVPGIGSRLSAEEVASVAIWLSECARVQEGMVGPRNLRHMNCPPLDKQEISES is encoded by the exons atgtctGTTGCAGAACAATCAGTTTCAGAACATGAAGTTATCGTGCCACCGAGTTTGCCATTAATTCTGAAGGAATTTTGCAAGGCGGCTATTCGAACGCAACCGTACGATTTACTTCGATGGTCTAGCTCGTATTTTCAAGCGTTGGCCAATGGTGAGGAACCACCGACGAAATTAAGATTGGAGTATCCACCACCGAATACCGCTTCCGGTTTGACTCTCGGTTTTCTGAGGATTTTACTTCGTCAATTTGGAG attacaataaaacgttacctgTGGAAACGATACTAAGGCTATGGGACTGCTTGTGTTTGGATCGTCGGGATCTAAATTTGATCTTGATGATCGGGAAATTTCGACGAAAATGCCAAGTGAAAAAATTCTTGGCAATCGCTGTTGGACTTTTAGGTTCCAGCCTCTTTGAAACAATGACTATGATTTGCGAGTTATTCACTCACGAACCTGATGGCGGATCTGCTATGGTTCCAGTTACATTCTTTCTGGAGATATATGG ATATTTAGCTGGACTTTGTTGTGACGGGAGCGAAAGAGATCCTGGCGACGAGGATCCGACAGAATTCATTATATACGATTCTGAATACTCAGAAAATCAAGAATCGagcaaaagaaaattttctataGATCGGGTTTGTTCAGCTACGAGCCAAGACACGGAAGCTGACGCGAATTTAGACTTAGAATTGGTATCAAGAAAGGACATAGACTCTTCGAGAA CTGATATAACGCCGCAGTTAAGCGAAAGTTACGCTAGCCAGAAGAAGATGGTTGAAGATGAAGCGAAACAAGATTTCTCTAGCAAAGAAACTTCACAAATAGAACCTAACGAGATATCCGCTAGCAATGTCGAGTCAAGCAAGAGACCGGGATCTAATGGACAAAAGTTGAAAGGTGAAAATACATCTGCAAAAAGTGTGACTAGTAGTACTTCGGCAGAAAGTTATAGCGAGAAACAGAGCATACGAAGTACGGAAGATAGGgttgaaaggaaaaagaagaagaaggttaTAGACGCAAAATTGCTCAAGTATTATCCGAATGTTCCTG GTATTGGATCTCGTCTATCAGCTGAAGAGGTAGCTAGTGTCGCAATATGGTTGAGCGAATGCGCAAGAGTACAAGAAGGCATGGTTGGCCCGCGAAATCTCCGGCATATGAATTGTCCTCCTTTAGACAAACAAGAGATATCGGAGTCATGA
- the LOC100645096 gene encoding CUE domain-containing protein 2-A isoform X1 has product MILFSFLARDKDIQEKSVLEYNPVLDYLMNRTMDEKEELVKKSLFSFVRKEVPTAQLSLIDDIVLSYVVSMVEESALEEDLDVDGLCEMVSACLPEFSTIEKEAVSKWLLDVESKLRQESKGNENCQPQDPLSHISLTALLPPGTQRMRVHHLSETSDAGSDSSGEYFSEESSWHQVALLQEMFPAASPAEARHCLAVAGGDIAKAAQLALHRQEAGQSIVSNLTFLTPNGRNKARVNDEELKSRIIARYSYVDRDDDSREHRPVAPKTEPKKLVRYLDNKIVSVKGERYTEVRRGGEEEDGNEGGRKRGHCRP; this is encoded by the exons atgattttattctcATTTCTTGCACGAGATAAAGACATTCAAGAAAAGTCAGTTCTTGAATACAATCCTGTTTTGGACTACCT gaTGAATCGTACAATGGATGAAAAGGAAGAGTTGGTCAAAAAGTCTTTATTTAGTTTTGTAAGGAAAGAGGTACCAACTGCCCAATTAAG CTTAATAGATGACATTGTCCTGAGCTATGTGGTGAGCATGGTAGAAGAAAGTGCACTTGAGGAAGACTTGGATGTTGATGGATTATGTGAAATGGTTTCTGCTTGTCTTCCTGAGTTTTCTACTATTGAAAAAGAAGCAGTGTCCAAGTGGTTATTAGATGTTGAAAGTAAACTACGGCAAGAAAGCAAAGGGAATGAAAATTGCCAACCTCAAGATCCCTTGAGTCATATTAGTTTAACAGCTCTGTTACCTCCTGGTACACAGAGAATGAGAGTTCATCATCTCTCAGAAACTAGTGATGCTGGAAGTGATTCTAGTGGAGAATATTTTTCAGAA GAATCATCTTGGCATCAAGTAGCACTTTTACAAGAAATGTTCCCAGCTGCAAGTCCAGCAGAAGCCAGACATTGCTTGGCAGTTGCTGGTGGTGATATAGCAAAGGCAGCACAACTTGCACTTCATAGACAAGAAGCAGGGCAAAGTATTGTTAGTAATCTTACTTTTCTAACA CCAAACGGTCGTAACAAGGCCAGAGTGAACGACGAGGAATTGAAATCACGTATCATTGCACGGTATAGTTATGTTGATAGAGACGATGACTCACGTGAGCATCGTCCAGTCGCACCGAAAACGGAACCAAAAAAATTAGTACGTTACTTAGATAATAAGATCGTAAGTGTGAAGGGTGAACGATACACTGAAGTAAGAAGGGGTGGCGAAGAGGAGGATGGTAACGAAGGTGGTAGAAAAAGAGGTCATTGCCGACCGTAA
- the LOC100643266 gene encoding chromatin-remodeling complex ATPase chain Iswi codes for MSKPDENADTGDTGDNSNGSSAETTSSRGGDFETKLETDRSKRFDYLLKQTEIFSHFMTNNQKDKAGSPLKIKAGRPRKQPETQVKFDSGDHRHRKTEQEEDEELLAESNASVAPTTRFESSPHYIKSGELRDYQIRGLNWMISLYEHGINGILADEMGLGKTLQTISLLGYMKHFRNIPGPHIVIVPKSTLANWMNEFKKWCPSLRAVCLIGDAETRNTFIREVMMPGEWDVCVTSYEMVIKEKSVFKKFNWRYMVIDEAHRIKNEKSKLSEILREFKTANRLLLTGTPLQNNLHELWSLLNFLLPDVFNSSDDFDSWFNTNSFLGDNSLVERLHAVLRPFLLRRLKSEVEKGLKPKKEIKVYIGLSKMQREWYTKVLMKDIDIVNGAGKIEKMRLQNILMQLRKCCNHPYLFDGAEPGPPYTTDEHLVYNCGKMVILDKLLPKLQQQESRVLIFSQMTRMLDILEDYCHWRGFQYCRLDGNTAHEDRQRQINEYNAPESEKFIFMLSTRAGGLGINLATADVVIIYDSDWNPQMDLQAMDRAHRIGQQKQVRVFRFITENTVEEKIVERAEVKLRLDKLVIQQGRLVDAKQTALNKDEMLNMIRHGANEVFASKDSAITDEDIDTILQKGEAKTEEMKQKLESLGESSLRNFTVDAPTDSVYQFEGEDYREKQKILGIGNWIEPPKRERKANYAVDAYFREALRVSEPKAPKAPRPPKQPIVQDFQFFPPRLFELLDQEIYYFRQTVGYKVPKNPELGSDAARIQKEEQRKIDEAQPLSDEEVAEKEKLLTQGFTNWTKRDFNQFIKANEKYGRDDIENIAKEVEGKTPEEVMEYSAVFWERCHELQDIDRVMAQIERGEAKIQRRAGIKKALDAKMARYRAPFHQLRIAYGTNKGKNYTEEEDRFLVCMLHKLGFDKENVYEELRATVRSAPQFRFDWFVKSRTALELQRRCNTLITLIERENQELEERERQERRKKGGSIGAKPASKRKQENLPAPQDKPRKKKK; via the coding sequence ATGTCGAAGCCAGATGAAAATGCAGACACAGGGGACACAGGAGATAATTCGAATGGATCTTCGGCCGAGACTACGTCGTCCCGAGGTGGTGATTTCGAAACAAAACTTGAAACCGATCGTAGTAAACGATTCGATTATTTACTAAAGCAAACTGAGATATTCTCACACTTTATGACGAATAATCAGAAGGACAAGGCTGGGAGTCCCTTAAAGATAAAAGCTGGGAGACCCAGAAAACAGCCGGAGACCCAAGTGAAATTCGATTCTGGTGACCATAGGCATCGTAAGACGGAACAAGAAGAAGACGAGGAATTGTTGGCTGAAAGTAATGCCAGTGTCGCGCCAACCACTCGTTTTGAATCGTCTCCGCACTACATTAAATCTGGTGAGTTACGAGATTATCAAATACGAGGCTTAAATTGGATGATATCTCTGTATGAGCATGGTATAAATGGTATCTTGGCTGACGAAATGGGTCTGGGTAAGACTCTACAGACTATCTCATTACTTGGATATATGAAACACTTCAGAAACATTCCTGGTCCGCACATAGTCATTGTTCCCAAGTCTACGTTGGCCAACTGGATGAACGAGTTTAAAAAATGGTGTCCGTCGTTGAGAGCAGTTTGTCTCATAGGAGATGCAGAAACTCGAAACACTTTCATCAGAGAGGTTATGATGCCTGGAGAATGGGATGTTTGTGTAACATCCTATGAGATGGTTATAAAGGAAAAATCAGTGTTTAAGAAGTTCAATTGGCGTTATATGGTAATCGACGAGGCTCACAGGATAAAGAATGAAAAGTCCAAGCTATCTGAGATTCTGAGGGAGTTTAAAACTGCTAATCGCCTTCTGTTAACGGGAACACCTTTACAGAATAACCTTCATGAACTGTGGTCTTTGCTCAACTTTTTGTTACCAGATGTATTTAATAGTTCGGATGATTTTGATTCTTGGTTCAACACTAACAGTTTCTTAGGTGATAATTCATTAGTCGAGAGATTACACGCTGTCCTTAGACCGTTCCTTTTGAGACGTTTAAAATCTGAGGTAGAAAAAGGACTGAAACCTAAAAAAGAAATCAAGGTCTATATTGGTCTGAGTAAAATGCAGAGAGAATGGTATACCAAGGTACTTATGAAGGACATAGATATAGTTAACGGTGCTGGAAAAATTGAGAAGATGAGATTGCAGAACATCTTGATGCAGCTGCGTAAATGTTGTAATCATCCATATTTATTTGACGGTGCAGAGCCTGGACCGCCTTACACGACCGATGAACACCTTGTTTATAATTGCGGTAAGATGGTTATCCTAGACAAATTATTGCCAAAATTACAACAACAAGAGTCTCGCGTTCTTATATTCAGTCAAATGACCAGAATGTTAGATATTTTAGAAGATTATTGTCATTGGAGAGGTTTTCAATATTGTCGTTTAGACGGTAACACAGCCCACGAGGATAGACAACGTCAAATCAACGAATACAACGCACCGGAAAGCGAAAAGTTCATTTTCATGCTGTCGACTCGTGCGGGTGGTTTAGGTATTAATTTAGCAACGGCGGACGTAGTAATTATTTATGATTCCGATTGGAATCCTCAAATGGACTTGCAGGCGATGGATCGAGCTCATCGTATAGGTCAACAGAAGCAAGTCCGCGTATTCAGGTTTATCACAGAAAATACAGTGGAAGAAAAAATCGTAGAGCGTGCGGAAGTTAAATTGCGTTTAGATAAACTAGTTATTCAACAGGGGCGATTAGTGGACGCGAAGCAGACAGCGTTGAACAAGGACGAAATGTTAAACATGATCAGGCACGGTGCAAACGAGGTATTTGCATCGAAAGACAGCGCCATCACCGACGAAGACATAGACACTATACTTCAAAAAGGTGAAGCCAAAACCGAGGAAATGAAACAGAAATTGGAAAGTCTAGGTGAATCTTCTCTGCGTAACTTCACTGTGGACGCACCCACGGATTCCGTCTACCAATTCGAAGGTGAGGATTACCGCGAAAAACAAAAGATTCTTGGAATAGGAAACTGGATAGAGCCACCGAAACGCGAACGTAAAGCCAATTACGCGGTGGACGCTTACTTTAGAGAAGCTCTCCGAGTATCAGAGCCAAAAGCCCCAAAAGCACCTAGACCACCAAAGCAACCGATAGTTCAAGACTTCCAATTCTTTCCGCCACGATTATTCGAATTACTCGACCAGGAGATATACTACTTCCGGCAAACGGTAGGTTATAAAGTTCCAAAAAATCCAGAGCTTGGATCGGACGCTGCCAGAATTCAAAAAGAAGAACAGCGTAAGATAGACGAAGCTCAACCATTAAGCGATGAAGAAGTTgcagaaaaagagaaactgcTTACTCAAGGCTTCACGAACTGGACGAAGAGAGATTTTAATCAATTCATAAAAGCTAATGAAAAATATGGTCGTGATGATATTGAGAACATAGCCAAAGAAGTAGAAGGAAAAACTCCTGAAGAAGTGATGGAGTACTCGGCTGTTTTTTGGGAAAGATGTCATGAGTTACAAGATATAGATAGGGTAATGGCTCAAATTGAACGAGGAGAAGCAAAAATACAGAGACGAGCTGGGATTAAAAAAGCCTTGGACGCCAAAATGGCAAGGTACCGCGCACCTTTTCATCAGTTGAGGATAGCGTACGGAACGAACAAAGGTAAGAATTACACCGAGGAGGAAGATCGATTCCTCGTGTGTATGTTGCACAAGCTTGGCTTTGACAAGGAGAACGTATATGAAGAACTTCGTGCCACGGTCAGATCGGCGCCACAATTTCGTTTTGACTGGTTCGTAAAGTCTCGTACAGCTTTAGAACTTCAGCGGCGGTGCAACACGCTAATTACGCTCATCGAGCGCGAGAATCAAGAGCTGGAGGAGCGAGAGAGAcaggaaaggagaaagaaaggcgGCAGTATTGGAGCAAAACCTGCGTCCAAGAGAAAACAAGAGAACCTACCAGCACCACAAGACAAACcacggaaaaagaagaaataa
- the LOC100645096 gene encoding CUE domain-containing protein 2-A isoform X2 yields the protein MNRTMDEKEELVKKSLFSFVRKEVPTAQLSLIDDIVLSYVVSMVEESALEEDLDVDGLCEMVSACLPEFSTIEKEAVSKWLLDVESKLRQESKGNENCQPQDPLSHISLTALLPPGTQRMRVHHLSETSDAGSDSSGEYFSEESSWHQVALLQEMFPAASPAEARHCLAVAGGDIAKAAQLALHRQEAGQSIVSNLTFLTPNGRNKARVNDEELKSRIIARYSYVDRDDDSREHRPVAPKTEPKKLVRYLDNKIVSVKGERYTEVRRGGEEEDGNEGGRKRGHCRP from the exons aTGAATCGTACAATGGATGAAAAGGAAGAGTTGGTCAAAAAGTCTTTATTTAGTTTTGTAAGGAAAGAGGTACCAACTGCCCAATTAAG CTTAATAGATGACATTGTCCTGAGCTATGTGGTGAGCATGGTAGAAGAAAGTGCACTTGAGGAAGACTTGGATGTTGATGGATTATGTGAAATGGTTTCTGCTTGTCTTCCTGAGTTTTCTACTATTGAAAAAGAAGCAGTGTCCAAGTGGTTATTAGATGTTGAAAGTAAACTACGGCAAGAAAGCAAAGGGAATGAAAATTGCCAACCTCAAGATCCCTTGAGTCATATTAGTTTAACAGCTCTGTTACCTCCTGGTACACAGAGAATGAGAGTTCATCATCTCTCAGAAACTAGTGATGCTGGAAGTGATTCTAGTGGAGAATATTTTTCAGAA GAATCATCTTGGCATCAAGTAGCACTTTTACAAGAAATGTTCCCAGCTGCAAGTCCAGCAGAAGCCAGACATTGCTTGGCAGTTGCTGGTGGTGATATAGCAAAGGCAGCACAACTTGCACTTCATAGACAAGAAGCAGGGCAAAGTATTGTTAGTAATCTTACTTTTCTAACA CCAAACGGTCGTAACAAGGCCAGAGTGAACGACGAGGAATTGAAATCACGTATCATTGCACGGTATAGTTATGTTGATAGAGACGATGACTCACGTGAGCATCGTCCAGTCGCACCGAAAACGGAACCAAAAAAATTAGTACGTTACTTAGATAATAAGATCGTAAGTGTGAAGGGTGAACGATACACTGAAGTAAGAAGGGGTGGCGAAGAGGAGGATGGTAACGAAGGTGGTAGAAAAAGAGGTCATTGCCGACCGTAA
- the LOC100645213 gene encoding protein tramtrack, beta isoform isoform X1, with protein sequence MSRMPQRVKSASNVNKTQIKEEASTSSVLAGNSSDDDPNVAEVVLSNKGGPKLIHHGYMYTLHKKQPYNIRWRCVRRTMHCRGSLITTTSWTKPRVRMEHNHKPDFAAVQVARKRYLALGKPSVLTNVERNTVKSMNVPQRVLHKENNVPEQKGRRPKTRATARKILQSPQTNSTGKTIRIAAQSLVRSHIRNIAPAPISQQQQQQQQRQPKTLVLKTIPLKVKQVAPTTIKMPPRQINQGVPHNVVHQQPTEVCLRWNSYHSNMQNSFPSLLDSEQFVDVTLACEGRSLKCHKMILSACSDYLADLLRENPCQHPIILMKDLKFWEVEALVKFMYRGEVNVAHDKLPQLLNAAEALQVKGLAGPNPSSRNPKPPLLIPQSKPVVSQQVPRGASETKEKPSTSGVSTPSSPKRAQKRQHSEPIEPKPFTKIRLQRPVTPSQITTVKLEPLDIPLSPTEMFPENNEDSSTPSNFDKLMSLHEEDDPGGNEATDGEREIHFCEISDPPDINDSEDQMEFVPTDFLEQEQDIVEETDTASNKDCKEEESREDYNSVELEVGEGDGVECSKEKKPV encoded by the exons atgagCAGGATGCCACAACGCGTGAAAAGTGCGTCCAACGTAAACAAAACGCAGATCAAGGAAGAAGCTTCCACATCGTCCGTTCTTGCCGGGAATTCTAGCGATGATGATCCGAACGTAGccgaa GTTGTACTATCGAATAAAGGCGGGCCAAAATTAATTCACCAcggttatatgtatacattgcacAAGAAGCAACCGTACAATATCCGATGGAGATGTGTTCGCAGAACTATGCATTGTAGAGGCAGTCTTATCACTACCACGAGTTGGACGAAGCCAAGGGTGCGTATGGAGCACAATCATAAGCCAGACTTCGCGGCCGTTCAGGTTGCCAGGAAACGGTACTTGGCTCTTGGCAAACCTAGCGTGTTAACAA ACGTAGAAAGAAATACTGTCAAGTCTATGAACGTACCACAACGAGTGCTTCACAAGGAGAATAATGTACCAGAACAGAAAGGTAGGAGACCGAAGACGCGAGCTACAGCCAGGAAAA TACTACAATCACCTCAGACCAATTCAACTGGCAAGACTATAAGAATAGCAGCGCAGTCCTTGGTAAGATCTCATATTAGAAATATTGCACCAGCACCTATAtcacagcaacaacagcaacagcagcaacgaCAACCAAAGACTCTTGTGTTAAAAACAATACCCTTAAAAGTAAAGCAGGTTGCACCTACGACCATTAAAATGCCACCCCGACAGATAAATCAGGGAGTGCCTCATAATGTCGTACATCAACAGCCTACAGAG GTTTGTTTAAGATGGAACAGTTATCACAGCAACATGCAGAACAGTTTCCCATCTTTATTGGATTCTGAACAGTTCGTCGATGTCACTCTGGCCTGCGAAGGCCGCTCGTTGAAATGTCATAAAATGATACTGTCAGCATGCAGTGATTATCTCGCGGATCTATTACGCGAAAATCCATGTCAGCATCCGATCATTTTAATGAAGGATCTTAAATTTTGGGAAGTAGAAGCACTAGTCAAATTCATGTACCGCGGAGAAGTAAATGTCGCCCACGATAAACTGCCACAATTGTTGAACGCAGCTGAGGCTTTACAAGTAAAAGGATTAGCCGGTCCAAATCCTTCTTCACGG AATCCAAAGCCGCCTTTACTTATTCCGCAATCGAAACCAGTAGTATCTCAGCAAGTTCCTCGAGGCGCTTCAGAGACCAAAGAGAAACCTTCCACTTCTGGAGTTTCTACGCCTTCTAGTCCTAAACGCGCGCAAAAACGACAACACTCGGAACCGATCGAGCCAAAACCTTTTACAAAGATACGCTTACAACGACCTGTTACACCGTCACAGATTACTACGGTTAAGTTGGAACCCCTAGATATCCCTCTCAGTCCTACGGAGATGTTCCCCGAAAATAACGAGGACAGTTCAACTCCGTCGAATTTTGACAAACTCATGAGTTTACACGAGGAAGATGATCCAGGTGGCAACGAGGCTACCGATGGCGAAAGAGAAATTCATTTCTGCGAGATATCCGACCCACCCGATATAAACGATAGCGAGGATCAAATGGAATTTGTACCTACGGACTTTTTAGAACAAGAACAAGACATAGTCGAAGAAACGGATACAGCCTCAAACAAAGATTGCAAAGAAGAAGAATCTAGGGAGGATTATAATTCTGTTGAACTCGAGGTCGGTGAAGGAGACGGAGTTGAATGTTCAAAAGAAAAGAAGCCGGTTTAG
- the LOC100645213 gene encoding protein tramtrack, beta isoform isoform X2, with protein MKQEPEDEEDSYLEAVEMPSLSPSSSSNRSAGAAHRVRSHARSLRSMTNPSAVWAHFDLCANDPLRALCRICGAVVVRGGANPRQCGTTNLHRHLRVHHGGRLIGTRYHVLQSPQTNSTGKTIRIAAQSLVRSHIRNIAPAPISQQQQQQQQRQPKTLVLKTIPLKVKQVAPTTIKMPPRQINQGVPHNVVHQQPTEVCLRWNSYHSNMQNSFPSLLDSEQFVDVTLACEGRSLKCHKMILSACSDYLADLLRENPCQHPIILMKDLKFWEVEALVKFMYRGEVNVAHDKLPQLLNAAEALQVKGLAGPNPSSRNPKPPLLIPQSKPVVSQQVPRGASETKEKPSTSGVSTPSSPKRAQKRQHSEPIEPKPFTKIRLQRPVTPSQITTVKLEPLDIPLSPTEMFPENNEDSSTPSNFDKLMSLHEEDDPGGNEATDGEREIHFCEISDPPDINDSEDQMEFVPTDFLEQEQDIVEETDTASNKDCKEEESREDYNSVELEVGEGDGVECSKEKKPV; from the exons ATGAAGCAGGAACCCGAGGACGAGGAGGATTCCTACCTGGAGGCAGTCGAGATGCCGTCTCTATCGCCCTCGTCATCCAGCAATAGGAGCGCAGGTGCAGCACATCGTGTTCGATCTCATGCACGTAGTCTACGTTCTATGACGAACCCAAGCGCGGTTTGGGCACATTTTGATCTGTGTGCTAACGATCCTCTACGTGCACTGTGTCGAATCTGTGGGGCAGTGGTGGTTAGAGGCGGGGCAAATCCACGACAGTGTGGTACAACGAACCTTCATCGACATCTCAGGGTACATCACGGTGGCAGACTCATTGGCACTCGCTATCACG TACTACAATCACCTCAGACCAATTCAACTGGCAAGACTATAAGAATAGCAGCGCAGTCCTTGGTAAGATCTCATATTAGAAATATTGCACCAGCACCTATAtcacagcaacaacagcaacagcagcaacgaCAACCAAAGACTCTTGTGTTAAAAACAATACCCTTAAAAGTAAAGCAGGTTGCACCTACGACCATTAAAATGCCACCCCGACAGATAAATCAGGGAGTGCCTCATAATGTCGTACATCAACAGCCTACAGAG GTTTGTTTAAGATGGAACAGTTATCACAGCAACATGCAGAACAGTTTCCCATCTTTATTGGATTCTGAACAGTTCGTCGATGTCACTCTGGCCTGCGAAGGCCGCTCGTTGAAATGTCATAAAATGATACTGTCAGCATGCAGTGATTATCTCGCGGATCTATTACGCGAAAATCCATGTCAGCATCCGATCATTTTAATGAAGGATCTTAAATTTTGGGAAGTAGAAGCACTAGTCAAATTCATGTACCGCGGAGAAGTAAATGTCGCCCACGATAAACTGCCACAATTGTTGAACGCAGCTGAGGCTTTACAAGTAAAAGGATTAGCCGGTCCAAATCCTTCTTCACGG AATCCAAAGCCGCCTTTACTTATTCCGCAATCGAAACCAGTAGTATCTCAGCAAGTTCCTCGAGGCGCTTCAGAGACCAAAGAGAAACCTTCCACTTCTGGAGTTTCTACGCCTTCTAGTCCTAAACGCGCGCAAAAACGACAACACTCGGAACCGATCGAGCCAAAACCTTTTACAAAGATACGCTTACAACGACCTGTTACACCGTCACAGATTACTACGGTTAAGTTGGAACCCCTAGATATCCCTCTCAGTCCTACGGAGATGTTCCCCGAAAATAACGAGGACAGTTCAACTCCGTCGAATTTTGACAAACTCATGAGTTTACACGAGGAAGATGATCCAGGTGGCAACGAGGCTACCGATGGCGAAAGAGAAATTCATTTCTGCGAGATATCCGACCCACCCGATATAAACGATAGCGAGGATCAAATGGAATTTGTACCTACGGACTTTTTAGAACAAGAACAAGACATAGTCGAAGAAACGGATACAGCCTCAAACAAAGATTGCAAAGAAGAAGAATCTAGGGAGGATTATAATTCTGTTGAACTCGAGGTCGGTGAAGGAGACGGAGTTGAATGTTCAAAAGAAAAGAAGCCGGTTTAG
- the LOC100644976 gene encoding uncharacterized protein LOC100644976 isoform X1, with protein sequence MSVAEQSVSEHEVIVPPSLPLILKEFCKAAIRTQPYDLLRWSSSYFQALANGEEPPTKLRLEYPPPNTASGLTLGFLRILLRQFGDYNKTLPVETILRLWDCLCLDRRDLNLILMIGKFRRKCQVKKFLAIAVGLLGSSLFETMTMICELFTHEPDGGSAMVPVTFFLEIYGYLAGLCCDGSERDPGDEDPTEFIIYDSEYSENQESSKRKFSIDRVCSATSQDTEADANLDLELVSRKDIDSSRSTFLPEIIISFAHLLHNLQKYSSTADITPQLSESYASQKKMVEDEAKQDFSSKETSQIEPNEISASNVESSKRPGSNGQKLKGENTSAKSVTSSTSAESYSEKQSIRSTEDRVERKKKKKVIDAKLLKYYPNVPGIGSRLSAEEVASVAIWLSECARVQEGMVGPRNLRHMNCPPLDKQEISES encoded by the exons atgtctGTTGCAGAACAATCAGTTTCAGAACATGAAGTTATCGTGCCACCGAGTTTGCCATTAATTCTGAAGGAATTTTGCAAGGCGGCTATTCGAACGCAACCGTACGATTTACTTCGATGGTCTAGCTCGTATTTTCAAGCGTTGGCCAATGGTGAGGAACCACCGACGAAATTAAGATTGGAGTATCCACCACCGAATACCGCTTCCGGTTTGACTCTCGGTTTTCTGAGGATTTTACTTCGTCAATTTGGAG attacaataaaacgttacctgTGGAAACGATACTAAGGCTATGGGACTGCTTGTGTTTGGATCGTCGGGATCTAAATTTGATCTTGATGATCGGGAAATTTCGACGAAAATGCCAAGTGAAAAAATTCTTGGCAATCGCTGTTGGACTTTTAGGTTCCAGCCTCTTTGAAACAATGACTATGATTTGCGAGTTATTCACTCACGAACCTGATGGCGGATCTGCTATGGTTCCAGTTACATTCTTTCTGGAGATATATGG ATATTTAGCTGGACTTTGTTGTGACGGGAGCGAAAGAGATCCTGGCGACGAGGATCCGACAGAATTCATTATATACGATTCTGAATACTCAGAAAATCAAGAATCGagcaaaagaaaattttctataGATCGGGTTTGTTCAGCTACGAGCCAAGACACGGAAGCTGACGCGAATTTAGACTTAGAATTGGTATCAAGAAAGGACATAGACTCTTCGAGAAGTACATTCTTaccagaaattattatttcgttcgcacatttgttacataatctacaaaaatattcttctaCAGCTGATATAACGCCGCAGTTAAGCGAAAGTTACGCTAGCCAGAAGAAGATGGTTGAAGATGAAGCGAAACAAGATTTCTCTAGCAAAGAAACTTCACAAATAGAACCTAACGAGATATCCGCTAGCAATGTCGAGTCAAGCAAGAGACCGGGATCTAATGGACAAAAGTTGAAAGGTGAAAATACATCTGCAAAAAGTGTGACTAGTAGTACTTCGGCAGAAAGTTATAGCGAGAAACAGAGCATACGAAGTACGGAAGATAGGgttgaaaggaaaaagaagaagaaggttaTAGACGCAAAATTGCTCAAGTATTATCCGAATGTTCCTG GTATTGGATCTCGTCTATCAGCTGAAGAGGTAGCTAGTGTCGCAATATGGTTGAGCGAATGCGCAAGAGTACAAGAAGGCATGGTTGGCCCGCGAAATCTCCGGCATATGAATTGTCCTCCTTTAGACAAACAAGAGATATCGGAGTCATGA